One window from the genome of Labeo rohita strain BAU-BD-2019 chromosome 10, IGBB_LRoh.1.0, whole genome shotgun sequence encodes:
- the mrps24 gene encoding 28S ribosomal protein S24, mitochondrial, which yields MSKNMATSLVRQTKLLSIVTSQLNSAACFRNIHCSAACLKNRAARIRVGKGDKPITYEQAYHPHDIGHRKGWLSQHTSNLQGEDGAAERVVEDVFVRRFMYGTFHGCLADEVVIKRRGNLLVICAVMIQKLLPSKFYFLVGYTEELLSHFYKCPVKIEMQTVEEKVVYKYL from the exons ATGAGCAAAAACATGGCGACGTCCTTGGTCAGGCAGACAAAATTGTTGTCG ATTGTAACCAGCCAGTTAAACTCTGCGGCATGTTTCAGGAATATTCACTGCTCTGCAGCTTGTCTGAAG AACCGTGCAGCTCGTATTCGAGTGGGTAAAGGAGACAAGCCAATAACTTATGAGCAGGCGTATCACCCTCATGACATCGGGCACAGGAAGGGCTGGCTCTCACAACACACCA GTAATCTGCAGGGTGAAGATGGAGCGGCGGAGCGTGTAGTGGAGGACGTCTTCGTCAGACGCTTCATGTACGGCACGTTTCACGGCTGTTTGGCGGATGAGGTGGTGATCAAACGCAGAGGAAACCTCCTGGTCATCTGTGCAGTGATGATACAGAAACTCTTACCGTCGAAATTCTACTTTCTCGTCGGTTACACAGAGGAACTGCTCTCGCATTTTTACAAATGCCCCGTTAAAATCGAAATGCAGACGGTAGAAGAAAAAGTAGTCTACAAATATCTCTAA